In the Arachis hypogaea cultivar Tifrunner chromosome 20, arahy.Tifrunner.gnm2.J5K5, whole genome shotgun sequence genome, TTGCCTAGGCTCGGAACACCAGTACAACGGGAATTTTTCTATCAGCTCTTCATCAAGATAAAAAGGATATTCCGTCTCTATAGATCAGACTTTCACAAATAGAGATTTGAAATTCTTAAACGACGACTTGTAGAGAAGAAATATAGAATGgccaagaaaactactcaaacaCACCCACAAACCCTTCCGAACCCCTTTCGATTGAAACAAGGAAAAGAACACACCAAGAGAGGGAGGATACTCAAGGAAGGTCATTAAACATTGATAGGCCTTTAGAAAAGCCCAGGAATTAGGATGTAACTGGGAAGGAGCAGAATTCAGATTAGTCAATATGTCACACTcaaaggaagaaaaaggaaaccTAACGTTTAGTTCAGAGAAACACGGAGTGTACATATAAAAGTACGCCCAATCACCCCTACGCTCACAAACCCTATCCTCATTAGAACAAGGGAGAAGCTCTACAGCAACGTTACTGCCATCCTTAACCAACTGCATCGCACGAAATTCTTGAAGAGAATCGGAGCTACCATACGAAGAAGCACGGGTCTTAACATCATCGTGAACCCAATGGTAAAAGTCATGTTTTTTAACCTCAACAACcttcaactttttctttttcattacagACCACAATCACGAAAAGACGTAGAGAAAGAGTAGAAGAGGGATGAAATGAAAAATCTAACCTTTGGAAGTCATTTTCTTTCAAGTCAGAGGAAAAAGGAATGACTTTTCCAAGAATACCAAAGCCTATTACAACCCACTAACAAAGTGGGAACGCAAAACCGAAAACCACAGAGAAATCAAGGGTCAAAACCGGTTCAGTTACAGTAATTAAGTGACATAATGACAGCACGTTTCCCTACAAATGAGGGACAACACCCCACTCAAACCAATTACTCCaacaaacatttttcaaaaaaataattatttgtctCAAATTCAAAGCGCGCGCAACGTTGAGCTTGGGGCTGGCATGACTAAACCGAGATATAGGTCGTCCTGAAAGCTCAACTTGCTAGAAACTAAATACCCAAGCaagtcaagcttgggggctatgtaCCATACCTTATAACTCGGAACTGCCACCCTATATCTCGGCCACGTCAGCCACGTTAAACAAGTAAGCATCAGATAATCACGATGTGATAACAATCCCAAGGATCTCGATTAAAGCCGAAATCCACTCTAACAAACCATCAAATGAAATCAATCTACAACTCTATAAAACGGCAGTCACCAACTCAAATAGCCAAGGCAACACTTGAATACACTTGTACACACTTCCTACGCTTATACTCTATTTTATAACTACTCTCCACTAACTTGATCGTtggagtcctttttgcaggttCTCCGCCCGGTTCGCGCTCAAGCTTGGTGTTTCTCCGCGGCAGAACAAAGTCTCTTTCATCGACCAACGGAAGCCAACGTATAGCACGGAGCCGCGCATCCTTGCacgaacaatatatatatatatgaacaacatatataatttgaaatttctTCCTATCATATTTATGTTATTTGAGTTATGAATTtgagataattttttaattttttatgaattgaaattaaattttataaataaacttAATTATTAACGAGTCAAACAACAAAAGAGACTTAATTTTCACATGTTGAACTTGAGCTTACAGCTAGTAGCGAGCAAAAGCAAATGGCAAGTAAGCATCTAGATGGTGACATGGTGTTATGATTTATGATGCTAGCTAAATTTTCATttgcttaattttttattttattcttattttatttttctttcattattttttctaGTATAAACTCTCCTCTTGTTGTTTCTTGGGGTTTTCCGATAAATGTTTGTAGAGTGGCCCGATAAATattcttggattttttttatttggctGCTTCTGTTTTGGATTTGATTTTGGTCAACTCTAGTTTCGGGCATCTAGGCCTAACATCCAACTTGAGCTTTCAGCTTTTATTGAGTATCTAGGCTCACCATCTAGCTTCTACAACCTATTAAGTCAGAACAAACACAATACAAGCCTCCTACTCATAATGGCTCTAACCTACTGTAGAATCAACTTTTGTGGTGTACACATTTGGGGGAGGACAAAACAAAAGAGAACAATAAAATCGTTTTCATAAGTAAACAGAACTGCCGGATGGTTAGTTATCTACCTCGTCAATGATATACCAATATACATTGACCCTATTCACATTTTCTTTCCGCTGCCTTTCTTCTTTAGTTTCAAGCTCTTCATGGACAGCACACCAGAAGTGCTCTTACCTTCAAACTTTTTGGTCATCTTTACAACACTTGACATACCCTTTCTCGCTGCAGCACGCTGCTGTGGTCGGCGACTCATCATTTTTCTATCAAGTGGCCAGTATGCATATGGTTCGAGCTTGTCTTTCCTCTTCACATCTCCCCTGGCTTTCTTGCTAGTATATTCCTTTCCCGTGTAAGCCCACCCGGAGTCTGATGTTTTCCTTCGCTTCTGGGCTTTAGTCCCACACCTCCCAGACAAGTGACTATCAGGCTCACTCCTAGCATCATACTCGGGTTCGTCAGGCTTTTCCTTCCTCTGCTTCCCTTCCTCGCGGATAATCAAACGTCCATGGGGATCTAGCTCCATCTCATCACCTTCGGACCTTGATTTCCTTTTTAGATGCTCAGATGATCTCAGAGCAGACCATGCTTTCTTGCGATCAAGCAAATCAAGTGGTTCATCATCTGATTCGTCCTCAGGCAGTTTCTTCTTTAGCCTGATGTTGGACCTACAGACAACCAAAAATTGAGAACAGTCCAATTGAAGTTACAGAACAAATCAAAAAACATTTTGCAGTAATATATTAAGTTGGATCTTACAAAATGTTTGATCTATGCGAATTTAATCATTacatcttaaaaaaataagataatcaGCAAAAGAATCCAGCCAGTAATAAGAATGGACAAGCAGAAGATGCATCCTACCTCACTGAAGTTGCTGCTGATCTGCTCCTGCCAGAGATTGTCTTGGCATTTAGATAGTCCCCATAAGTCCCGTCAATTTCTTCATCAAAATCTGAAAAGATTTTTGTATGATTCCACACACTGTTTCTGAAAATAAGTTTACATATATTTGTCAGACGCATAAAAAACTTTGTGCATAATAACAAAAATCACAAGACTAGTCACAACTTCAATGCCAAATTAGTGCACAAAAATGTTGTTTTAAAATGGTAATTGGTGCATCATACTGGATGTAACTGTTCTAGTTAGTCAATAAACATAACATAAAAGTTCACTTTGCTTTCATATATCAACAATTATACACACTTGCAAAATGATACTACGTCGATGTGAAATTGGGTAGAAATCCAAGAGTCACATGCATAGGTTTCTGGTGCTGAAACTATTTTTCCTATTCCTAATAATGCAACCAAATACTTTGACTGATACCTGGACTTGGTTGCTTTTGAGAAATGTGTTTTAGTTTCCTCAGATTTAGCACCCCGTTTTCTCTTTTTCTGTTCCTGGATCTGTTACGAAATGGATTGAAAATCTCAGAAAAACTCTTCCAAAGGAAGGGGGGAAAAATACACTATAATGCTTGCCCAAATGACCTTGCATATGTTGGTAAGAAGTTTCGTATGTTCTTTAGGTATGACATCTTTAACAGCACCCAGTCCACACTTTGTGACAAGCATTCCCAAGAGAAGTTTAACCTGCAAAGAATTTGAATgtgttagcacttagcagtttaCAGCATGAACAAGCATCTACAAAACAACAGTCATCCATGATAATGTATTTACGAAACTGcagttttccacaaaaataccacGTAAAATAACCAAGCAACCTTTGCTTTAAAATGATTTTGGGTGCTGTTTTGCCACTTCAACAAACCCTCCACTATGCTCTGTAGGCGCACTTTCAACCCTTCTGCTTGTGATTTGACTACTAATACCTTCAATAAACCCAAATTTGCCTGCAGCATGACATGAAAAACATACCTAGTCCTGAAGTTTAGCAAAATATCATTTCCTTCAATCATCACTAGTAGGAAATCAATCAGATAGAGAAGGACAAACCTTAATTATCTCTGTATTTTCTGTTTGGAGTTGGAGCCAGTTGAAATCAGGTAAAacaagatcagagaattcatatgATAAACGAGCTAAACTTTTTGCAGTTGCACTTCTCATATGTGAAGTTTGTCCACCCAGACCCCTAGCAATCTAAGCTCATGAAAATCTCACAAAATCATTACCCAATGAGGGAGAAATATAAATGATGTGTTCAAGACTAAAGAGTGATGAGTTAAATGCTGCACATCACATCAAACAGAGGAAATGCAGGTGATATTGATTATTAAGAAACTAAGAAAGATGTAAAAAGCACAAGTTAGATATTACCTTGTCAAAAAACTCATGTAATTTTTCTCTCCCACTTCTCTCCTCATCTCCAAGTACATGACCAATTTGGACAAGTATATCATAAGCCCTGTTCCTGGTTTTTTTATTAACCTGCAAAGATACTCTTCAAAATTTAGCACAACAGCAGCCTTATGAAGGTGAATTAAGAAGCTATTTTCGGGTGAATCTGATGTTCATGCCAAATAACATTCACAAGTGCTCCATATTCAAAAACACATTGAAGAATAATCCCCCACTGTTCATTGACATAATCAATCCAAGAACAGCCACAACATACTATAAAAGAAACAGTAGGACCGATATATTGAATTTGACAGGTGCAAAgaccaaaatgaaaaaaaaaaacattaaaagaacAAGATTTTATTCAAAAACAGTCAATAACACAACAAAAACAATGTCCACATTCGTAATGATAGAAAAAGACCAAATACAAACTGattaataatatttatcaatGCACTGTTGCAACAACGGCTCACATTTAGCATTCAAATAAAACACCACACTCTAGAAAAATGTTGCTTATACCTACATGAACTAGAGGGAAAATTACCAGTTGAAGACATTGCATGCCAACTCATTTTGCAACATTCCACAATTACCACATTACCTCTTTAACAGCAATTATTATTTCGGCAAGTAAAACTTCAACATCTTTTCTCCAGAAGTCCTCCAAACTATCCTGCAGGCAATGCATGCCTTCACATTATTTATGCTTCACATAGTCACGCTAGGTGATGCAACAAACTCTACAGCTTATCAGATGCATcattacaaaaataactcaagGTAACAAACAAGGAAGCAAAAGCACATTTTTTAATACCTCTGACTTTGAAGCCTGAATTATTAAGAAGTAAAGGCAATCAAGTCTGTGACGTTTGGCAGAAAAATGGCATAAATGAATAATTTCAACCATCAGCTCAAAAAGTTCCTTCAACTTTGAAGAAACAAAACGATCAGAACTCTgtcaagaaaaacacaaattaGAAAGTTTAAGCCAACACTACTACAACAACAAAGgcttgtcccactaggtggggtcggctacatgaatcaaacgacgccattgaactctatcatgtatcatgtccaCAGAGAGACtatcaaagaaaatatatttGCAACACAAAATATAGCTCAGCAGTGAAAACACCAATTAAAGGTAGTTTCTCATGCTCCAAGAAAGAAAACATATAGTGGTGAAATATGTAAGAATCACTCCAACTTAACCATTGGACAGGTAACCAATCTATCAATATTATTATGCATTCCCATCAAATAACAACACTAATTGAACCATTGTGGCTACAGTGATACAACATCAATACTTTTTTATGAATATGCTTTAATCACATCAACCAGACTTTTTTGGTTAACCAGAAAACCAAATTAAATGTTGTATAGACTACCTTGAGAATGATTGAAAGTGCTTTGTATGCCTTCTTCTGCATGACACCTTCGGCGTCCTGCAATTAATTAGAACTATAATACTTCTAACTTCAAATGTGAAAGGGGGTTGAAGGAACTACTATAATAGAACAAAGTTAAATACACTTTTAGTCTTAGTCAGACCTTTAATGCTGGCTTTATTGCATGATATAACGCATCAATCCCTTCATCTGTTAAACCAGGCAACAGGAAAACTGCAAAGTCAATGTACTGTGCCCTGGGATAGAAAGAAATATGTTACAACTTTACgaagtacatccatatatacacAATTCACAATATAGATGACTATGAATACTTGATAACTAATGAAGAAATTTCTTTTGATGCTTCATCAATCTGCATAGAACTGATATTCTGGGAATCGTCTACTCTGCCGGCCTCTTTAAGGCGTTTTCCAATCTCATTCATTCTGTAGATGAGTAAATTCCCCACAACTGTGTTATCTGCTATGGAAGCAATATCACCAATAGTACGCTGCACATGGACAAAAACCATCTTCATAAACTTGTTGCACCAGCCAAATGTAACAAATAAATTATCCATTCAATTCAAAGACAATCTAAAGACATGTCCACTTAGTATACTCACTAAATGGATACAGCATACCATGAAATATTCATATACCAAACAACCCGTCTATAGAAagactaaataattaaataacagtATGCAAAAAACATGCTTTCATTTTCACACTAGTGGAGGCATATTCTTTGGCACTGACATAAGATGGGTTTGGTAAGGTTTTTGCTTTAAAAGttgcttatttttcttgttttttcaaATATGGATTTTCAAAAGTTGTAGCAAATATATttgataaaacaaaaacaaaataaaagtatcctTTAATAAGCACACGCTATAATAATAGTGTTTGGTAAAAttgctttaaaatttaaaatgacttTAATAGACACAAATACAATAAAGAGTTAGAAATATCCAGATATTCATTAACATATAGGGTTTTATATTAGACTCTTTAATTTTGAAAGGGACAAGCAAGCTTCGAAAAGTATTTTCACAGATTCTTGCAAAAGCAcccctaattttttaaaattgaaagcaAAAGCACATGAACTTGTTGTTTTTACTAAACACAGCGTATTAACTAATGCTTTTGAATAGCCCAGATATTTCTCCAATAAACGTACAGTCTCTATCACTCCTATCAAGTGATTGTACAGAAGAACATAAATGCCGAAACCAAGTTACACAAAATAAGGATCCCCTATGAGCATTACATGGCAAACAAAGTATTGGAATATTCTAGAACAAATCAATTATGATAATGATGAATATCACATGTAGCCAGCAGTAGGAAGAATCACAGACCCACCACATAAGCAGAATGTCTAACGTCTAATTATAAATTATCTTCTATGCTGCGATCCACTAGGGATGCATAATTACTGCACACCTGCTAAACACTGAAAAAACAATTCCCAATTTACAAAGTTTAGTACCTGCAAACAACCACCGTCATCTTTTGAAGGCTTCAGGAATACATCTGCCAGAGCAACTAGTAAGTGCTTTGCAGATGACTTCAGAACGTTCAAATTGTCCCTGGCAACCTGTTGCGAATAACAGACAAGACTTTGTTTGTCTATATCTTGCCCATTAAAATCTGTGTTATTTGCTTCCACAGCATTCTTGTTTTGTTGAATCAGAAGCTGCAAGCTATTGCATATTATTCCGCGAACCTCAGGTTCCTCTTTTATCTCTCTGCATAAATGTCCTTGCAGATTCACGAAACATTCAGCAGTGTCAACAGGAAAGTTGCAAAACGAAGGCAGCAAAGACCACAAAGTGTAAGCAAGGGCATCTGCATTCCTTGATGAAACCTTGAAACCTTGCTTCTCAAGCTGCACAGCACAGAAAGTAACAAAAATCTCTGCAGGAGACTAATACTGCAactcataaataaataataaattgtttCCCACCTTTCGAGCCTTCTCCCTTATACGTTCAATCATGGGCAAAATTTcttctttaaaataatttaaacttgCACCAATAATATACTGTTTCAGGATTGGAAACAGCCAGATATTCGCATCCAACAAGTCTTCAGCTTCCAAATTCAGAGGTATAAAGGACAGCAATCGGTCAGGTCCCATTGCAGCAAGAGCTGATCCAAAGCATTCAT is a window encoding:
- the LOC112784366 gene encoding uncharacterized protein; the protein is MDDFDMDAPSFFGEGSNDDFCYSILSRFSGSTKESHLHLCAVIGAMSQELKEQKLASFPVAYFGAACSSLDRMSVEPNPPSHVIGALLTVISLLIPRVPAAVLKKQREFLSELVVRVLRSLRESESVMVSGLKCLSHLLIRRDSVNWSDVSPLFTVLLGFLTDSRPKVRRKSHLYLRDVLLNLQKSSLLASASEGVKNLLESFSLLAHRADANASEGTVGAQQVLYILDALKENLPFVSLEDKTSILENYKILLNLHEPLVTRRITDGLSFLCLYPTSEVSPDPLLELLCLLAHSISSNETSGEGMTFTARLLATGMNKVYLLKRRICVVKLPLVFNALKDILASDHEEAIYAATDAFKSMINSCIDARLIKEGVDQISFSDDRGSWKSGPTIIEKICAIVESLLDYRYSAVWDRVLQVVSAMFNKLGNSSPYFMRGILKNLVDVQKLHEGDFPFKKQLHECFGSALAAMGPDRLLSFIPLNLEAEDLLDANIWLFPILKQYIIGASLNYFKEEILPMIERIREKARKLEKQGFKVSSRNADALAYTLWSLLPSFCNFPVDTAECFVNLQGHLCREIKEEPEVRGIICNSLQLLIQQNKNAVEANNTDFNGQDIDKQSLVCYSQQVARDNLNVLKSSAKHLLVALADVFLKPSKDDGGCLQRTIGDIASIADNTVVGNLLIYRMNEIGKRLKEAGRVDDSQNISSMQIDEASKEISSLVIKAQYIDFAVFLLPGLTDEGIDALYHAIKPALKDAEGVMQKKAYKALSIILKSSDRFVSSKLKELFELMVEIIHLCHFSAKRHRLDCLYFLIIQASKSEDSLEDFWRKDVEVLLAEIIIAVKEVNKKTRNRAYDILVQIGHVLGDEERSGREKLHEFFDKIARGLGGQTSHMRSATAKSLARLSYEFSDLVLPDFNWLQLQTENTEIIKANLGLLKVLVVKSQAEGLKVRLQSIVEGLLKWQNSTQNHFKAKVKLLLGMLVTKCGLGAVKDVIPKEHTKLLTNICKIQEQKKRKRGAKSEETKTHFSKATKSRNSVWNHTKIFSDFDEEIDGTYGDYLNAKTISGRSRSAATSVRSNIRLKKKLPEDESDDEPLDLLDRKKAWSALRSSEHLKRKSRSEGDEMELDPHGRLIIREEGKQRKEKPDEPEYDARSEPDSHLSGRCGTKAQKRRKTSDSGWAYTGKEYTSKKARGDVKRKDKLEPYAYWPLDRKMMSRRPQQRAAARKGMSSVVKMTKKFEGKSTSGVLSMKSLKLKKKGSGKKM